The proteins below are encoded in one region of Salvelinus namaycush isolate Seneca chromosome 39, SaNama_1.0, whole genome shotgun sequence:
- the zgc:158803 gene encoding LUC7 domain-containing protein — MSAQAQMRAMLDQLMGTSRDGDTMRQRIKFTDERVCKSHLLDSCPHDILSGTRMDLGECVKVHDLALRADFEIASKQQEYFFELDAAEHLQSFIADCDRRTELAKKRLAETQDEISAEVAAKAERVHELNEEIGKLLARAEQLGGEGNVEEAQEVLEKVEKTRAMKKEAEDVYRNSMPASSFQQQKLRVCEVCSAYLGLHDNDRRLADHFGGKLHLGFIEIREKLERLRKAAMEKQEGMRLRRREEREKEEERAKEWELEREREREKERERETERVRERERERERGERDRRRTRSRSGERYREGGSSSSHRSRRHRSSRPREEGGGERDRERERKHRHKDGHRSRSHSHRSKRKRSSRDRSSHTRDREPRSPSQRSPSGRSPSGRSPSQERWRESGGEGPPRSREQDDRPEPMTREDRERSTSPEMMARGRERERSLSLERDRRSSSDGERESGEI; from the exons ATGTCGGCTCAAGCGCAAATGCGAGCGATGTTGGACCAGTTGATGGGCACAAGTAGAGATG GGGACACCATGCGCCAGAGAATCAAATTTACAGATGAGCGGGTCTGCAAGAGTCATTTGCTGGACTCCTGTCCTCACGACATTCTCTCCGGCACT AGAATGGACCTGGGAGAGTGTGTGAAGGTCCACGACCTGGCCCTCAGGGCTGACTTCGAGATAGCATCCAAGCAACAGGAGTACTTCTTTGAGCTTGAC GCTGCTGAGCACCTTCAGTCGTTCATCGCTGACTGTGACCGCAGAACTGAGCTAGCAAAAAAGAGACTGGCTGAGACGCAGGATGAGATCAGCGCTGAGGTTGCCGCCAAG GCTGAGCGGGTCCACGAGCTGAACGAGGAGATTGGTAAGCTGCTGGCCCGGGCGGAGCAGCTGGGGGGCGAGGGGAATGTGGAAGAGGCACAGGAGGTCCTGGAGAAGGTGGAGAAGACTCGCGCAATGAAGAAGGAGGCAGAG GACGTATACAGGAACTCGATGCCGGCGTCCAGCTTCCAGCAGCAGAAGCTCCGGGTGTGCGAGGTGTGCTCCGCCTACCTAGGTCTCCATGACAACGACCGCCGCCTAGCTGACCACTTCGGAGGCAAACTGCATCTGGGATTCATTGAGATCCGGGAGAAGCTGGAAAGGTTACGG AAAGCCGCTATGGAGAAGCAAGAAGGAATGCGACTGAGAAGAAGGGAGGAGCGtgaaaaggaggaagagagagcaaaGGAGTGGGAGCTGgagcgagaacgagagagggaaaaggagagggagCGCGAAACTGAACGTGTacgggaaagggagagagaaagagagaggggggagagagatcgcCGGAG GACAAGATCAAGAAGCGGTGAACGATACAGGGAGGGAGGCAGCTCATCCTCCCATCGCTCGAGACGACACCGCTCCTCTCGTCCccgggaggagggaggaggagagcggGACAGGGAAAGGGAACGTAAGCATAGACACAAAGACGGGCATCGCTCGCGCTCCCACTCTCACAGGAGCAAGAGGAAGAG GTCTTCCAGGGACAGATCCTCACACACCCGAGACAGAGAACCCCGCTCACCGTCTCAGCGCTCTCCGTCTGGGCGTTCACCCTCAGGGCGCTCCCCTTcccaggagagatggagggagagcggAGGAGAGGGACCACCCCGCTCCCGGGAGCAAGACGACAGGCCCGAGCCCATGACGAGGGAAGACCGGGAGAGGTCCACCTCTCCAGAGATGATGGccagggggagagaaagagagaggtctcTGTCGCTAGAGAGGGATAGACGTTCCAGCTCAGATGGGGAGAGGGAGTCGGGGGAGATATGA